One genomic window of Diospyros lotus cultivar Yz01 chromosome 8, ASM1463336v1, whole genome shotgun sequence includes the following:
- the LOC127808400 gene encoding stem-specific protein TSJT1-like isoform X2, whose translation MLWVFGSSVGNVPQELSLPLKGLPDSKTGEELVRAFQSWYPDSILCSLPKGNFLALPPQDESALYLRSTVVVDDVYCVFMGVLENIPDLRRHYGLSRQATGAMIVVEAYKALRDRAPYPPDQVIKDLEGKFAFILFDVRANTLFLARDRDGGVPFQWGMSVDGSLICSDDPKITAEAWGNCHMPFPAGCFFMSGIGLMSFDHPLNKVKGVLHEDDKGNISAVVFQVDLLARLRSIPRTGSAANWAGATAVDGE comes from the exons ATGTTGTGGGTTTTCGGGAGTTCAGTCGGGAACGTGCCGCAGGAGCTGTCTCTTCCTCTAAAGGGGTTGCCGGATTCAAAGACAGGAGAAGAGCTGGTGCGGGCTTTCCAGTCATGGTACCCAGATTCCATCCTCTGCAGCCTCCCTAAGGGGAACTTCCTGGCTTTGCCACCGCAGGATGAATCTGCCTTGTATCTGAG GTCGACTGTCGTTGTGGATGATGTCTACTGTGTTTTCATGGGAGTGCTGGAGAACATTCCTGATCTGCGCCGGCACTATGGCCTCTCAAGACAAGCCACAGGGGCCATGATTGTTGTTGAAGCTTACAAAGCCCTGAGAGACAGAGCACCTTACCCTCCTGACCAAGTGATCAAAGACCTCGAAGGAAAATTTGCCTTTATTCTGTTTGATGTTAGGGCAAATACCCTTTTCCTTGCCAGG GATCGCGATGGAGGAGTGCCATTCCAATGGGGAATGTCTGTAGATGGGTCCTTGATCTGTTCTGATGACCCAAAAATCACCGCTGAGGCTTGGGGAAACTGCCACATGCCTTTCCCTGCAG GCTGTTTCTTCATGAGTGGGATTGGACTGATGAGCTTTGATCATCCGCTCAACAAGGTGAAAGGAGTTCTGCATGAAGACGACAAAGGAAACATTTCTGCAGTCGTCTTTCAAGTCGACTTGTTGGCTAGACTCCGCAGTATCCCGCGCACTGGCAGCGCTGCAAATTGGGCCGGCGCCACCGCTGTGGATGGAGAATGA
- the LOC127807910 gene encoding heat stress transcription factor B-2a-like has translation METDVPDRRIGRKVSLSPRNKCPAPFLSKTFDLLEEEEERAGKEDDDGNGSDRRIVSWNAEGTGFVVWSPEDFSELLLPRFFKHNNFSSFIRQLNTYGFKKIASKRWEFQHEKFQKEGRHLLVEITRKKSEPSVFPPYLKASEENINSAVAAEEAEAEEQNRRLLLIMEENENLRKERMALEMQITHFKALEMKLLECLSEYVSNPQPKARRLC, from the exons ATGGAAACTGACGTGCCAGACCGGCGGATTGGCAGGAAAGTTAGCCTGTCGCCGAGGAATAAGTGTCCTGCTCCGTTTTTGTCGAAGACCTTTGATCttctggaggaagaagaagagagagcagGAAAGGAAGATGATGATGGTAATGGCAGCGACCGGAGGATCGTGTCCTGGAACGCCGAGGGAACCGGCTTTGTTGTGTGGTCGCCGGAGGACTTTTCCGAGCTCCTGTTGCCTAGGTTTTTCAAGCACAATAACTTCTCAAGCTTCATTCGCCAACTCAACACTTAT GGATTCAAGAAGATAGCTTCGAAGAGATGGGAATTCCAGCACGAGAAGTTCCAGAAGGAGGGCAGGCACCTGCTGGTGGAGATCACCAGGAAGAAGAGCGAGCCCAGCGTATTCCCTCCCTACCTTAAAGCCTCCGAAGAGAATATTAATAGTGCTGTAGCAGCGGAGGAGGCTGAGGCGGAGGAGCAGAACCGGCGGCTGCTGCTGATCATGGAAGAGAACGAGAACCTGAGGAAGGAGAGAATGGCGCTGGAAATGCAGATTACCCATTTCAAGGCTCTGGAAATGAAGCTGTTGGAATGCCTCTCCGAGTACGTGAGTAATCCACAGCCCAAAGCAAGGAGGCTTTGttga
- the LOC127807908 gene encoding choline transporter protein 1-like, whose product MRVPLGPVIGRYPSANGSDGQVIRHNRKCRDVAFLVLFIAFWVAMIVNSSFGFNQGNTLSLTHGLDYKGNVCGDKHARPKLRGLEVRYWVNPNQVYQSGLKNSQFKLEHARSICLKNCPVVSEDSLKWICDYPEGDIRLSINDWVHRNYDYFDYLTPEMRNSSLELQGPCYPVLFPSVNVFWSCQFIAHASNMSLNQWQQMGGVAISEDLLIDKSIHKFINSRSSVLKRYVADIGKTWPVLIVCGGIIPLFFSLMWLLLIRHFVSGMPWITVIFFDALIISVTIFYYLKAGWIGNDAVSPIIGKHDPYYHVSGRERNHLHAVAALMTIVMIISILSSIAIVRRILMATSVLKVAAKVIGEVHALIFFPVMPYAILAIFYMIWFAAGIHISSSGQVVQNNCKSNCCAYDLGLKRVSCDRCCGYSFHYTPHIGLAIAFHLFGCYWVTQFFIACSSTVIAGSVATYYWAHGEPPLQEIPFIPVFSSMKRLVRYGLGSVAVGSLIVSLIESSRGILKSFRRILKISSSRPENWFGNAAFHSSRCSLTCIEWTIKSVNRNAYIMIAITGKSFFNASAIATELIRNNILRIGKVNVIGDVILFFGKLCVSLSSAIFAFLMLDTHRYRSAHNKISSPLFPVLACWAISYVVATLFFAVVEMSIDTIILSFCQDSEDHQGNAQYAPPLLMETLNDQNETRSLT is encoded by the exons ATGAGGGTTCCACTAGGGCCGGTGATTGGCAGATACCCTTCAGCTAATGGAAGCGACGGGCAGGTCATAAGGCACAATAGGAAATGCAGGGATGTTGCTTTTCTTGTCCTCTTTATTGCCTTTTGGGTGGCAATGATTGTTAACTCTAGCTTTGGGTTCAATCAAGGTAACACACTGAG CCTGACACATGGGTTAGACTACAAAGGTAATGTATGTGGTGACAAGCATGCAAGGCCTAAGCTTCGTGGACTGGAAGTCAGATATTGGGTAAATCCCAACCAGGTTTATCAAAGTGGACTAAAGAACAGTCAATTCAAACTAGAACATGCTAGAAGCATCTGCCTGAAAAATTGTCCTGTTGTGTCAGAAGATTCTCTCAAATGGATATGTGATTATCCAGAGGGAGACATACGCCTGTCAATAAATGATTGGGTTCACAGGAATTATGACTACTTCGACTACCTTACCCCAGAAATGAGAAATTCTTCCCTAGAGCTTCAAGGTCCCTGTTACCCTGTCCTTTTTCCAAGTGTAAATG TCTTCTGGAGTTGCCAATTTATTGCACATGCATCAAATATGTCTCTAAATCAATGGCAGCAGATGGGGGGAGTTGCTATCAGTGAAGACTTGTTAATAGATAAATCTATTCACAAATTCATTAATTCCAGATCATCTGTCTTGAAG AGATATGTTGCTGATATTGGAAAAACATGGCCAGTCCTGATCGTTTGTGGAGGCATCATACCACTATTCTTCTCTTTGATGTGGTTGTTGCTGATCAGACATTTTGTTTCTGGGATGCCTTGGATAACGGTCATCTTCTTTGATGCTCTTATAATATCAGTTACTATCTTCTACTACTTAAAAG CTGGATGGATTGGAAATGATGCTGTCTCCCCAATTATTGGCAAACATGATCCTTACTATCATGTGTCTGGGAGG gAGCGAAATCATCTACATGCTGTTGCAGCTCTTATGACCATTGTAATGATTATAAGTATCCTCTCTTCAATTGCAATTGTCCGGCGCATCCTTATGGCAACATCTGTCTTGAAG GTTGCTGCCAAAGTCATAGGAGAAGTACATgctctaattttttttcctgtCATGCCATATGCTATTCTAGCAATCTTTTACATGATCTGGTTTGCTGCCGGCATCCATATTTCTAGCTCTGGTCAAGTTGTCCAGAATAACTGCAAGTCGAACTGCTGTGCTTATGACCTTGGCTTGAAGAGGGTGAGCTGTGATCGCTGCTGTGGTTATAGCTTCCACTACACTCCTCATATAGGCCTTGCCATTGCATTCCACCTCTTTGGGTGCTACTGGGTCACACAATTTTTTATAGCATGTTCTTCTACTGTCATTGCAGGATCAGTTGCTACTTATTATTGGGCTCATGGTGAACCACCGCTG CAAGAAATACCATTCATTCCAGTCTTCTCATCAATGAAGAGGCTCGTGCGGTATGGTCTAGGTTCTGTGGCAGTCGGCTCTCTAATTGTATCACTTATTGAATCATCACGGGGGATACTCAAGTCATTTAGGAGGATATTAAAAATCAGTAGTTCCAGACCTGAAAACTGGTTTGGAAATGCAGCATTTCATTCTTCTCGTTGCAGCCTTACATGTATTGAGTGGACCATCAAGTCTGTGAACCGCAATGCTTATATTATG ATTGCTATAACAGGTAAAAGTTTCTTTAACGCATCTGCAATTGCAACAGAGTTAATCAGGAATAACATTCTCCGGATTGGGAAGGTGAACGTTATTGGAGATGTGATTCTCTTCTTTGGAAAATTATGTGTGAGCCTTTCAAGTGCCATCTTTGCATTCCTTATGCTCGATACTCATAGATACAGATCTGCCCACAACAAGATCTCTTCGCCTTTGTTTCCTGTGCTG GCATGCTGGGCCATCAGTTATGTTGTGGCCACACTCTTCTTTGCAGTGGTGGAGATGTCTATCGACACAATAATTCTTTCCTTCTGCCAAGACTCCGAGGATCATCAAGGCAATGCGCAGTATGCTCCCCCGCTTCTTATGGAAACACTGAACGATCAAAATGAGACGCGAAGTCTCACCTAG
- the LOC127807909 gene encoding pentatricopeptide repeat-containing protein At4g21705, mitochondrial, with the protein MKSTRRLFETIITSTNAGISAASRWYYTNRQVGKATLYSKISPLGDPSTRVSQELDGWVESGKKVRAGELHRIIHDLRKRRRFSQALEVSEWMNKKGICVFSPTEHAVQLDLIGKVHGFLSAESYFIGLSDQDKTDKTYGALLNCYVRQRQTEKTLSHWRKMQVMGFASSPLTYNDIMCLYTNIGQYEKVPDILTEMKENKVSPDNFSYRICINSYGVRSDIAGMEQILKEMESQPHIVMDWNTYAVVANFYIKGGLTAKAIDALKKSEEKLDDKDGIGYNHLISLYASLGNKAEVLRLWDLEKSACKRCINKDYITMLGSLVRLGELEEAEIVLKEWEKSGNCYDFRVPNQVIVGYCVKGLFEKAEAMLEFLKEKGRPSNPAIWGRVAKGHLDKGHMNKAKDCMNSALSLRKENKGWKPNPNVITGILSWLGGTGSIKDVEAFVASLRTVVPMDRQMYHALLKANIRSGKEVGGLLRKMKADKINEDKETRKILDLTDD; encoded by the exons ATGAAATCGACTCGCAGACTCTTCGAAACAATAATTACAAGCACGAACGCTGGCATTTCGGCGGCAAGCCGATGGTATTACACGAACAGGCAGGTGGGGAAGGCAACGCTGTACTCGAAGATCAGTCCATTGGGAGACCCAAGCACCAGAGTAAGCCAGGAGCTCGATGGCTGGGTTGAGAGCGGCAAAAAAGTCCGAGCCGGGGAGCTCCACCGCATCATTCACGACCTCCGCAAGCGCCGGCGCTTCTCTCAGGCCCTCGAg GTTTCTGAGTGGATGAATAAGAAAGGTATTTGTGTATTCTCACCAACTGAACATGCCGTGCAGTTGGATCTTATTGGGAAAGTCCATGGATTTCTTTCTGCTGAAAGCTATTTTATTGGCTTGAGTGACCAAGATAAAACAGATAAGACATATGGTGCTCTCTTGAATTGTTATGTCCGACAGCGCCAAACAGAGAAGACGTTGTCTCACTGGCGGAAAATGCAGGTGATGGGTTTTGCTTCATCCCCACTCACTTACAATGACATTATGTGCCTGTACACAAACATTGGTCAGTACGAGAAAGTCCCTGATATCCTAACCGAGATGAAGGAGAACAAAGTTTCTCCTGACAATTTCAGCTACAGAATCTGCATCAACTCATATGGCGTGAGATCAGATATTGCCGGAATGGAAcagattttaaaagaaatggagaGCCAACCCCACATTGTCATGGACTGGAATACTTACGCCGTTGTGGCAAATTTTTACATCAAGGGAGGCCTAACTGCAAAGGCCATTGATGCCTTGAAAAAATCAGAGGAGAAACTAGATGACAAAGATGGTATTGGTTATAATCATTTAATTTCGCTCTACGCTAGTTTGGGGAACAAGGCCGAGGTTTTAAGATTATGGGATCTTGAGAAGAGTGCTTGTAAGAGGTGCATCAACAAGGACTACATTACCATGCTGGGATCCCTGGTGAGGCTGGGTGAACTCGAGGAAGCTGAGATAGTACTAAAAGAGTGGGAGAAGTCTGGTAATTGTTATGATTTCCGAGTGCCAAACCAAGTCATCGTTGGCTATTGTGTGAAGGGGTTGTTTGAGAAAGCTGAGGCTATGCTTGAATTCTTGAAGGAAAAGGGTAGGCCCTCAAACCCAGCTATCTGGGGCAGGGTGGCCAAAGGGCACCTAGACAAGGGACACATGAACAAGGCCAAGGACTGCATGAATTCAGCTCTCTCTTTACGCAAGGAAAATAAAGGATGGAAGCCCAATCCCAATGTAATTACAGGCATATTGAGTTGGCTGGGTGGCACAGGTAGCATCAAGGATGTAGAAGCCTTTGTGGCCTCTTTAAGGACCGTTGTTCCAATGGACAGACAGATGTACCATGCCTTGCTTAAAGCAAACATTAGAAGTGGCAAAGAAGTGGGTGGGCTTCTGAGGAAAATGAAGGCTGATAAAATCAATGAAGATAAAGAAACGAGAAAGATCCTTGACCTGACTGATGACTAG
- the LOC127808400 gene encoding stem-specific protein TSJT1-like isoform X1, giving the protein MLWVFGSSVGNVPQELSLPLKGLPDSKTGEELVRAFQSWYPDSILCSLPKGNFLALPPQDESALYLSSERVRSTVVVDDVYCVFMGVLENIPDLRRHYGLSRQATGAMIVVEAYKALRDRAPYPPDQVIKDLEGKFAFILFDVRANTLFLARDRDGGVPFQWGMSVDGSLICSDDPKITAEAWGNCHMPFPAGCFFMSGIGLMSFDHPLNKVKGVLHEDDKGNISAVVFQVDLLARLRSIPRTGSAANWAGATAVDGE; this is encoded by the exons ATGTTGTGGGTTTTCGGGAGTTCAGTCGGGAACGTGCCGCAGGAGCTGTCTCTTCCTCTAAAGGGGTTGCCGGATTCAAAGACAGGAGAAGAGCTGGTGCGGGCTTTCCAGTCATGGTACCCAGATTCCATCCTCTGCAGCCTCCCTAAGGGGAACTTCCTGGCTTTGCCACCGCAGGATGAATCTGCCTTGTATCTGAG TTCTGAACGTGTTAGGTCGACTGTCGTTGTGGATGATGTCTACTGTGTTTTCATGGGAGTGCTGGAGAACATTCCTGATCTGCGCCGGCACTATGGCCTCTCAAGACAAGCCACAGGGGCCATGATTGTTGTTGAAGCTTACAAAGCCCTGAGAGACAGAGCACCTTACCCTCCTGACCAAGTGATCAAAGACCTCGAAGGAAAATTTGCCTTTATTCTGTTTGATGTTAGGGCAAATACCCTTTTCCTTGCCAGG GATCGCGATGGAGGAGTGCCATTCCAATGGGGAATGTCTGTAGATGGGTCCTTGATCTGTTCTGATGACCCAAAAATCACCGCTGAGGCTTGGGGAAACTGCCACATGCCTTTCCCTGCAG GCTGTTTCTTCATGAGTGGGATTGGACTGATGAGCTTTGATCATCCGCTCAACAAGGTGAAAGGAGTTCTGCATGAAGACGACAAAGGAAACATTTCTGCAGTCGTCTTTCAAGTCGACTTGTTGGCTAGACTCCGCAGTATCCCGCGCACTGGCAGCGCTGCAAATTGGGCCGGCGCCACCGCTGTGGATGGAGAATGA